Within the Prevotella scopos JCM 17725 genome, the region TTTCTTCTGCGCATTGTAGTCCCAGTCACTCTTACTATCAGCAGTATTGTGATGAGAAGTGTTTGTCCACGAATCGCTCGCTCCCGTCGTCGTGTTACGATTGTCATGACCTCCACGCTGTTCCCAAGAATTCTTCATGCGATCAAAGAACTGGTGCCCCTTATTCATACCAAAATCACCATAGCCAGAATAGGGATGTTTTTTCCAATAACGAATGAGAATGAAGCCAAAGAGCATACCACCTAAATGTGCCAAATGTGCCACTCCGTCATTACTTGTACCGATTGCAGAGAACAATTCTACGAGAATCGAACCCATGACTATCCACTTTGCCTTAATTGGAATAGGGATTGGAATGATGAACATACGCTCATTGGGGAATAACATTCCAAAGGCAAGAAGTACACCATAGATGGCTCCAGAAGCACCAACGGTGTTCATCATGTTCAGATAAACATCCATTGGAACAATATTGATGCCTAATCTGACAGAGTCATATTGTGCCAACCCATCAACTATATAGGTGCCATATTGTGCTAATTCTTGACAAAGTCCGGCCCCAAGGCCACAGACAATGTAATAAAAAAGAAACTTTTTGGGTCCCCATACATTCTCAACAACCATACCAAACATCCACAGCATAAACATATTCATCAAGATGTGGGTAAAACCACCATGCATGAACATATAAGTGAAAAACTGCCAAATACGGAAGTCTTTTGCTAAAAAGAAATGTAAACCAAGAATATCATTCAAATCAATATTCACGCCTCTTAAAACATAAGTAGCTATGAACACTAGAATATTGATTATAAGAAGATTCTTTGTTACTACAGGTATATTTCGCATTTGCTTTATGTCTTAATCTTTACAATATATCATTTTAAACACTGCAAAAATACGAATTTCTATCGTTATTAAGCAGAAAACAAGCGAGATAACGACTTTTTTTTATAAAATTCTACACTTTTCCCATGAATTTATTTGTTTTATAAAAGGAAACAACTATATTTGCAGCATAATCTTGTATATTACTCATAAAATTAATCAATAAATAAATCAAAATTATGAACAAAACAGAACTGATTGAGAAGATTGCAGCTAATGCAGAGGTAAGCAAGGCTGTCGCTAAGAAAGCTTTGGATGCTACTACAGAAGCTATTAAGGAAGCACTCGCTGCTGGTGATAAGGTACAACTCGTAGGTTTTGGTACTTTCGCTACAACTGAGCGCCCAGCTCACGAGGGTATTAACCCAAGATCAAAGGAGAAGATTACGATTGCTGCTAAGAAGGTTGCTAAGTTCAAGGCTGGTGCTGAGTTGGCAGATGCAGTAAACAAATAATATGTAAAGATATTACATAATATATTAAGGCAAGCTTTTCGCTTGCCTTCTTTGTTTTATAATAGCCTCTTACAACCTCAAATTATAGCTGAATCAAGCCCCTCCAAGCCTTAATCTACTACCCCAACAAACCATCTAATCCAAATTACTTTCATGAAAAGAAATAATTATTTTCACGAACATAAATATTTCTTTTCATGAAAAAAAATATTTTTCTTCATGAAAAGAATTCGGAGACGTCAATCTTTTTACGCAATGGCAACAATAAAGAAAGTAGGGAAAGACCTTCTTCTCTACCCTTTGCGATGCTATATCCAAGGATAGAAAAGAAGACTTTCCCCTACCATAATACATTAATAATGAAATTATAAAGTCACACCATAAGACGATGGATAAAGACAATTACAAAAGACTTGTTCCCAATACTTTTCGTAGTCTTTATTCCATAAATGACTAAGAATAATGGTTATGCAGCTATATGCTACATTATTCCCGTCTGTTTATTCCTCTCATGCTGCACTTTCTTATCAATCTCCTTATAGTCCTTACCCTTTGACAACTTCCAACTAAACCTAAGAGTTATCATATTACCCAAGTCTCTGCTACGATAAATATACTCTTTATGGAGGTTTTCATTCAGTACCTTACCACGCTGTATAGCGGGATGCTGTTGGAAAGGATGCTGCAAAAAGAGCGACACATTACACTTCTTCCATCTGTAACTAACACCTAAATAGACAGCAGCACCATTCCTTCCTTCATGCTCGCCTTCAACAAACCGCCATCCATTATCGGCATATCCTGTCAATGTCCATCGCCCGAGATAAGCCTGAATGTTACCACCATAGTTGTAACTTGTAAGATGATGACGATACAGACTACTGATATTAAAAAAACGATTGATACCTCCGAAAAGTGTTACAGACAGACGCTCTGGCACTACATCATACCTCACATAATTCTGTACAACAAACATCATGATATTACCAATGTTCTGCTGCGAATAAAGGAACTCATCTGTTGCCGTACGTTCATACACGCTCATATTGCTCCCAAGGTCACGTCGGTATTCCATATTCATACCACCGCTCACACGCCTACCATTATAACTGACATCAATAATATTCTTAATGACTCTTGAAGGTTGCAAATTAGGATTTCCAACCTTCCATTCCCGGCTGTTTTCCCTGATTCTTGCATCGCTCACCATAGCGTATGAGGACACACGACGATAGGTCTCAAAGGTGTAACGTGCATTTAATCCTGTCAAAATCTCGTAACTTAACGTCAACTTTGGGCGAAAAGTCCAATAATCAAAGTTGTAATCTTCCTGAGAATAGGTTTTGTTAGCCATACCAACGCCAGCCGAATAGCCTAATCGCTTCCACCGTCCTTTCACCTCAGAGAATAGATAAAGTTCTCCTCTTCGCATCTTGTTAAGAGCAGATACATCACCAGTATATTCATTATTTGTAAACGACACCGAGTGTTCCAAACCTGCAGAAAGGGTGAAAGGTTTGAGTTTATTCTCATAAATAGCTTCACTCTCCAGCGACCAAGTACGACCATCAACATCATAGGCATAAGTTCTCCCTTCTCCATTATATCCCCGCTTGTCCGTGTAAATACCCGAACCAACAACGTTAGCCGTAACACTCTGATGCTTACCAAGCTGATGAAAAAAATAAAGATCAAGAGTTGGAGAGAAATCACTTGATACATCAATCGTCCGATAAGTCTGTTCTATCGTTCCATCTCGATACACAAAATCAGCATAATTACCAGGCGTATTGCCTCCTCCCACTGACAGATTCGCTTGGAAAACATACGTAGCCGAGTCGGCAAGACTATACTTTATCTCAAACTGATTACCAAAATGACGACTCCTGCCATCGGTCTGATTGCGTGAAACCAGATAATGACTACCGTTGTTCAAGGTATAGTCAGCCGATTCCGAAGACCGAAAACCACGCTGGTCTTTATAAAGGGAAGTAAAGGTAAAAGCCAGTTCTGAATTCTTATGATTGTACTTTGCATAGAGCGTATTACCGCCATTTACTGTCGTAACAGAGTTCGATAAATCTGCTCCGAGAACGTAACCAGTGGTGTTACGCTTCGTCCGAATGTCAATGACATAGCCTATTCCGTCACCATATCTAACTCCCGGATTATCGATGAAATCGATGTTTTTTACAAGTTTTGGGTCCAGTGAAAGCAGGTCTTCTTTACTTGCCAAGGTTCCATTCAGCCTAAGTTGAACTGTTCCATTGTTCGATAAAGGCACAATGGTACGCATCACCTCATCTACTCTGATACGTGGAAGAGATAGCTTTGCAAGCAGACTATATCCATCCGTTGCCGCTTCTCGCTGTGCATCAGACGGTATAATCAGCAGACCATCAAGCTTTTTCGTCACTCGTGCAGCCTCAACTGTCACCTCTTTCATCTCTACACTCTTTGCCGTCTCACTGTTTCCTTTCTCATTCTGGGCACCAACAGGAAGTGCAAGAAAGCATAACAACAGCATCCATAAACCTTTTTCCATAGTCTTTGTTTTTTGCTACAAAGATAGAATCCACCTACTATTAGGGCAAAAATAAACACTGACAACTACCTGACAATAGCTAATTGAGGTCTGGTTAACAAGAAAAAGTACAACAAAAACTACTCAATATCCCCCTATTAGGCATAATATTCCAATAAAGAATGCCTAAGATATATATTTTAAAGATGACACCTATTCCATTTAGAAAGACGATCTGACATTTTCTTTGAAGATGAATCAGAAGCCAATCGGTAGCCATCACCCCTGTCAGCCACAATCTTTAATCCGCAACGCTCACTGACAATAGGCTTCAAACGACGGATAAGCGTATAGAGCGTTTCGCTTGCATCGGGTTTCTTTGGCCAAAGCGTTTCGCAGATAACAGCCTTCGACAGCTTACAATCTACTGTATTGATAAATAGTTCCATCAGTTGCTGTTGCATCGGAGTAAAGGCTATTTTCTCCCCATGCCAGTCACGAAAACTATGATCAGAAGCGGCATATACCATCTTTCCCAACACTAATCTGTCAGTACGATGACGACGAAAATAGACGATAGAGGCAGCCATCCAAACCAATGATAACAATAAGAATGAAAGCGGTAGACGCTG harbors:
- a CDS encoding rhomboid family intramembrane serine protease, with product MRNIPVVTKNLLIINILVFIATYVLRGVNIDLNDILGLHFFLAKDFRIWQFFTYMFMHGGFTHILMNMFMLWMFGMVVENVWGPKKFLFYYIVCGLGAGLCQELAQYGTYIVDGLAQYDSVRLGINIVPMDVYLNMMNTVGASGAIYGVLLAFGMLFPNERMFIIPIPIPIKAKWIVMGSILVELFSAIGTSNDGVAHLAHLGGMLFGFILIRYWKKHPYSGYGDFGMNKGHQFFDRMKNSWEQRGGHDNRNTTTGASDSWTNTSHHNTADSKSDWDYNAQKKQQQEEVDRILDKIRKSGYDSLTKDEKQKLFDSSKN
- a CDS encoding HU family DNA-binding protein gives rise to the protein MNKTELIEKIAANAEVSKAVAKKALDATTEAIKEALAAGDKVQLVGFGTFATTERPAHEGINPRSKEKITIAAKKVAKFKAGAELADAVNK
- a CDS encoding histidine kinase is translated as MEKGLWMLLLCFLALPVGAQNEKGNSETAKSVEMKEVTVEAARVTKKLDGLLIIPSDAQREAATDGYSLLAKLSLPRIRVDEVMRTIVPLSNNGTVQLRLNGTLASKEDLLSLDPKLVKNIDFIDNPGVRYGDGIGYVIDIRTKRNTTGYVLGADLSNSVTTVNGGNTLYAKYNHKNSELAFTFTSLYKDQRGFRSSESADYTLNNGSHYLVSRNQTDGRSRHFGNQFEIKYSLADSATYVFQANLSVGGGNTPGNYADFVYRDGTIEQTYRTIDVSSDFSPTLDLYFFHQLGKHQSVTANVVGSGIYTDKRGYNGEGRTYAYDVDGRTWSLESEAIYENKLKPFTLSAGLEHSVSFTNNEYTGDVSALNKMRRGELYLFSEVKGRWKRLGYSAGVGMANKTYSQEDYNFDYWTFRPKLTLSYEILTGLNARYTFETYRRVSSYAMVSDARIRENSREWKVGNPNLQPSRVIKNIIDVSYNGRRVSGGMNMEYRRDLGSNMSVYERTATDEFLYSQQNIGNIMMFVVQNYVRYDVVPERLSVTLFGGINRFFNISSLYRHHLTSYNYGGNIQAYLGRWTLTGYADNGWRFVEGEHEGRNGAAVYLGVSYRWKKCNVSLFLQHPFQQHPAIQRGKVLNENLHKEYIYRSRDLGNMITLRFSWKLSKGKDYKEIDKKVQHERNKQTGIM
- a CDS encoding winged helix-turn-helix domain-containing protein gives rise to the protein MKPISSVIIFLLLVCSAVWASIDSYHCAETSIVQDMNQALLKTLTGKREAWITPDTIQSYRQHLQIADLKSRSFVSYALGDDSHSLHSKQMKWQSGNHILTFQSYADCSFATVWGLSDQRLPLSFLLLSLVWMAASIVYFRRHRTDRLVLGKMVYAASDHSFRDWHGEKIAFTPMQQQLMELFINTVDCKLSKAVICETLWPKKPDASETLYTLIRRLKPIVSERCGLKIVADRGDGYRLASDSSSKKMSDRLSKWNRCHL